Part of the Elusimicrobiota bacterium genome, CCGCCTAAATTCGTTCACGAGACCGCGATTCTTTCCTTAAGCGAGTACCGGCAGGGCCCGATGCCGGCCGTTGATTCGACGCGCATCCTTTGGTCGCGCATTGAGGCCGCGGAACGATTGAGGGAGGGCGAAATTTTTTTGAATCTGCGCATCGCTTTGCTGTCGGCCCTTCCGCCGCGCCCACCGATGGTTTTAGGCAGCGCGCGGCCCGTGATCGTGTCCGCGGGCGAGCTTCGCGCCGGCGATGTGGTCCAGGTGTATGTGCTGGAAACCCGGGAAAGCGGGTTGTACCTGGCCGAGATTTTCGGCGGTTATTCTGAGCACGGGCTTGCGCCCATCGAAGCCCCCATCGAGTCCGTTTGGCAGGAAGGCGATTTAATCGGCATCCGCGTGCGCTTCGGCTACGCCGTGGTCGGGGAGGGCACTTTTCCGTCCGACTTGCGCGTTTTAGCCATACGCCGCAAAGTCGCCAAACCCTCTTTGTTTAAAAGAATTTTAAACTGGTAGATATCCGGCCGCCTTTCCTGTGAGAAGTTAAGCGAAGAAATTTTCTTGACTCATACTTAGTACGTTTGTACGATAAGCCGATGTTGACTCAAAAACAGCAAACCGTTCTAAAATTCATTAGCCGCTGTATTGAGGGAAGAGGCTATTCGCCCACTCTGAGAGAAATTGCCGCTGAACTTAAACTTTCCGTCGCTACTGTCCAGTGGCACCTAAAAAAACTTAAGGAGAAAGGTTATCTGGATCACCAGCCAGGGGCGGCGCGATCCCTAATTCCATCCCAAAAGGCTAAAGGCATTCCTATTGCCGGCCGCATTGCCGCTGGTGGGCCCACGCTGGCTTTCGAGGATATTCAGGGCTATTTGCCGGCTTCGGAATACTCCGGCAACGTCAACAACCTTTTTGCCTTACGGGTTAAGGGGGATTCCATGACAGGAGCAGGTATTTTGGACGGCGATATCGTTGTTTTACGAAAACAAGCAACGGCGCAAGATGGCGAGATCGTCGCCGCTCTGCTGGAAGACGAAGCCACGCTAAAGCGCCTCAAAAAATCAAAAAATGGCTATTTCTTAAAACCAGAAAATCCAAAATATCAGCCTATCGCTAATAAAGATTTTCAAATTTTGGGTAGAGTCATAAAAGTTATTAGGGCATACTGAGCATGAGCAAGCCTTGTCCTTTATGCAACAAAGAAGTGGACGCGCATTCTCTGCCCAATGGGGGCAGTGGCTATATTTTTGATTGCCCTACTTGCGGTCGTTACCAAATTACACGAATCGCGATGGATTGTGCGCCCAACTGGCCCCAAGAAACAATGGCTAAACTTCGATTAGCAACACGAAGGGCATCGGACAACAAAAATCCGCTAACAATTGATAGCAGGAATTATGAAGACATTGCGGGGTCGGTACCCCAATTGGGCGTTCAAGAGAAAATTGAACTTCTCCTCGCGGAATATGCCAAGCGGTCGAATCATCCTGGGTTTGTATTCAAAATTGAAAATGGTGAATCCATTTATCCTCTGTGTGGGGCAATGAATATTAAGGAGTGGGCCTATTATCACCAAGCCCTAACTGATCGGCGTTTCATTGTTGCAAGCCTCAAAGGAGAGCATTGGCTAACACCAGAAGGGTGGGAGAAGTATGAAAAAATTAAAGCTGGCAATATAGCAAGCCGCACCTGTTTCGTGGCGATGTCCTTTGATCCATCATTGGATAAAAATTACAAAGATGGAATTCATCCGGCGATCAAAGAATTAAAATTTGAGCCGCTAAGGATTGACCGTAAAGAACATAACAATAGGATCGACGATGAAATTATAGCTGGAATCCGTCAATGCCGTTTTATGGTGGCAGACTTTACGGGCCAAAGGGGCGGCGTCTATTTTGAAGCTGGATTTGCAGAGGGTTTAGGCAGGCAGGTTATTAGGTGTTGCCAAAGCGATGAAAAGGACAATTTGCATTTTGACGTAAACCATTACAGTTTTATTTTTTGGGATTCTTCCCAAGATTTGAAGGAAAAGTTAAAGAATAGAATAGCGGCAACCGTGGTTAATTAGGAGGAAGGAATTTGTGCCGGTAATACAATTCAAAGGAAAAACGGCGGTGGAAACGTACCACCATACGGTGGCGCATCATACGTTGGATTTTAGCGTCAAGCTTTCGGTGTTGGACAAGGGCGAAAAGCCGAATTTGGAGGGCAATCTCATCATCGAGGGCGACAACCTGCTGGCCTTGAAGGCACTCTTGCCCACTCACGCCGGAAAAATAAAATGCATTTATATTGATCCACCGTATAACACGGGCGATGAGGGTTGGGTTTACAATGACAATCTAACCCAGCCGCAGTTTAAGGAGTGGATCGGGCAAACCGTGGGCAAGGAGGGCGAGGACGCCACGCGTCATGATAAATGGTGCTGCATGATGTATCCGCGCCTTCAGCTTCTCAAAGAGCTGTTGAGCGATGCGGGTGCCATTGTCATTCATATTGACGAGAATGAAATAGCTAATTTAGAAAAACTTTTAGATGAGATTTTTGGAGAAGAAAATTTTTTAGGCACAATTATTTGGGATAAACGTAACCCTAAAGGTGATGCTCAAGGCGTTGCCTCCCAGCATGAGTCTATTCTGGTGGTCGCAAAAAATAAAGAGGCATTTTTTGCTTCGCCTGCGTTATCGCGCAGTAAAAGGAATGCCAAAGCTATCTTAAACAAAGCGAAAGAATTATTTGGGCAAATAGGAAAAAAAGGGCTTCCTTGCGATCTCCAGGAACTAAATAGAAAATATAAATTTCCGTCAGAATTAGTTCAAAAGTATTCAAAAACAAAAACATTGGAGGACATAAATGAAGAATTTACCGCTTGGCTAAAAAAACAAGAGTTTTCTGGTGGAGAAATGGCTTATGACCAAATTGATGGTGATGGAGATGTGTATCAGTCCGTGTCTATGGCTTGGCCGAACAAAAAAGAAGCGCCCGCAGAATATTTTAGGCCCCTGATACATCCCCGAACTAAGAAACCATGCCCCGTTCCCAGGCGAGGCTGGCGCAGTCCTCCGGTCACTATGAATAAGTTATTGGAAAATGGAGAAATTCTTTTTGGTTCGGACGAATCAACGCAGCCAAGACGTAAATATTTACTCAAAAATAACACGACGGAAAACGTCCCATCTTTATTGTACTTCGGAGGCAGTGACGATGATTTGCTGGAAGCAATGGGAATTTCTTTTGATAATCCAAAACCAATAGAAGTAGCGAAGGAATTAATCAGGAGCATTGCCTCCCCCAAACAGGACATTGTTTTGGATTCGTGCGCCGGTTCCGGCACCGCTGCTCAAGCAGTTTTGGAATTAAATAAAGAAGACGGTGGGAATCGAAAATTTATTTTGGTGCAGCAGGCGTACGATACCAAGGAAAATGAGAAGGAAAAATTTAACATCTGTGAGAAAATCACAGCCGAGCGGGTTCGGCGTGTAATTCACGGCTACAGCTACACGACTGCGGTTGGAAAAAAAGAAAAGGTTGAGGGACTGGGCGGCTCCTTCACTTATGCCCACGTAGGCAAACCGCTTTTTGGGGAATACCACAATTTCGGTAAAGAACTACCCTCCTACGAGGATCTCGCCAAATACGTTTTTTATACCGAAACCAGCCAGGAGTTTGATCGCAAAGCTTTAGACGAAAAGACCGGCAAAATTGGCGAGCGCGGGGGCGTGAGCTATTACCTGCTTTATTCGCCCAACGGGAGCAAGGGACGGGCGTTGGATATGGATTGGCTGGGCAGCCTGAAGGATAAAAATAAAAATTTGGTGGTTTACTGCGAAAAGCTCTGGGCGCACAGAAGCGATTTGGCCGAATATGAGCGCAAAGCTGGCCGCAATGTCCGGGTCATGACGGTGCCGATGCAATTAAAATGACGGTGGTTATTGCGAGTGTGGTGGATATGGTTAAAGCCAAAAAAATAAGAACGGCTGTTTGGGATGATTTAATCCGCGCTAATGCCAGCCGCATGATGTGGGACAATGTCAAAAATGGGGATATTAAGTTTTTGAGAGTCTATTCCGTAGTCGGGGCTATTCTGCCTTTAGCTTTTTTTTGCGACGCTGCTTTGGCCCTCTCCCGTGTTTATGATCTTGATAATCGTGATGGCACTGCATCATTAAAAAAGTTAGTGGAGTGTGTGCCTCGTGCTCAATTGGTAAATTTTGGTACCCATCTAAAAACCATACGCGCACATAACAAAGTCTTGGGTATTCTCCGAAATAAATATTTAGCGCACCGAGACGTATCTAGTTGGAAGACACGCGTCAGTTCTGACAATATGTTGCGCCTAATAAAAGATGCTGAAGATATATATGCGGATGCGGCTCGTCAGCTGTGGCCCACGGAGCATTGGGTCAGCGTTACAGAAGCTATAGGCCTTGATCATATTGGATATTTTGCGGAGTATCTTAAAAAATGGGATTACACTCCTATAAAAGAGCGGCGGTGGAATGGAGCTTAAAAAGTACCAAGAGCGAGTTATCCGGGAAATAAAGACTTTTCTGGAGACGCTGGCTCAAGAGCAGGCCAAGGGTAATAAACACGCCGCCTATGACGCCTGCAAAGAGTTAAAGTTTTCCTGGCTTTATCATCAACGTGAAAACGGCCTTGGCAAGGATTTGCCTACTTTCTGCATTAAAGTGCCTACTGGCGGAGGTAAAACTCTTTTAGCCACCCAAATTTTGGGGTTGGCTTATCAAACCATTCTCAAAAGTCGCAATGGCTGCGGCTTGGTCCTCTGGGTAACGCCCAGCGATCAGATTTATAAAGATACGCTCAAGGCGCTCAAAGACCGTTCGCATTTTTACCGGCAATCTTTGGAAATTTGGCTCTCCCGCCGAATCGAGATTTGGGAGAAAACGGATGTTCATCGCTTAACGCCTTCCCAACTACAAAGCAACCTTAACATCTTCCTTTTGCAATTGGCCAGCACAAACAGGGAAAGCCGGGAGCAGCTTAAATTTTTTAGAGATTCAGGCGGGAATATCGTCCAACACTTTCCGCCGGAGGACGAAGCGGAGGCGCATGAGAAACTTAAAGAAAAAATTACCAACCTGGACATGCTCTCGGATGAATTGGTTAAAACTTCACTCGGCAATTTGGTGCGCCTCTGCGAACCTCCTGTGATTTTAGATGAGGGGCATAAGGCCACAAGCGATTTGGCCAGAAAAACCATCGAGGGTTTTAATGCCTCTATTGTCGTTGAGCTTTCGGCCACCCCGCCTAAAGAAACCAATGTTTTGGTTCGAGTTTCGGGCAAAGAGCTTTTAGACGAAGAGATGATCAAGCTTCCCATGAATATTTCAAACTCCAATCAGAATTCTTGGGAAGCTTGCTTGGGACAAGCGCGTGATAAGCGGGAGGAATTGGCCAGGATTGCCCAAAAATATTTTCAGGAAACAGGCCAATACATTCGCCCTATGGTTTTAGTCCAGGTGGAGCGCACGGGAAAAGAGCAGGAAGGTAAGGGATTTTTGCATTCCGAGCAAATCAAAGATCATCTTATCCAGAAGCTGGGAATTCCAGAGGCCGCCATAAAAATTAAAACTTCAGAGAAGGATGACATTGAAGGTATTGAATTGTTGGATGAGGAATGTCCCGTGGAATGGATTATCACTAAGGCCGCGCTCAAAGAGGGGTGGGACTGCCCATTCGCTTACATTCTGGTTTCGCTCAACAATACGGGAAGCCAGTTAAGCATGACTCAGATTGTCGGGCGGGTCCTGCGACAACCCTACGCAAAAAGGACACCGCATCCAGAACTTAATGAAAGTTATGTTTTTTGTTTAAGGCGCAGAGCCGCGGACATTGCCTTGCAGGTTAAAAAAGCTTTGGAAGACGAGGGCTATGAAGGTGACTTAGCCAGCGTCGTGGATAGAAGCGAGGAGGGTGGCAAACCGCAGATTCGGGAAACGCGTATCCGAGAAGAATATCGTCCTCTCTATAAAAAATTCGAGGGCAAGGTTTATTTGCCTCGATTCTGTGTTAAAGAAGGCGATCAATATAAGCCCTTGGATTATTTCAGGCACCTAATCAGTCAGGTAGACGTTTCAAAGTTCAACTATGCCGGCGTAGACTGGGATATTGCGGATGATTTAGCCGCTGCCAGAGAATCCTTCTACCGGATGACCTTGGGTCAAGACGAGTTGGAAAGATTGGAAGAAAAGGAGTCCTTGATTTTAGAAACGGATGAAAAAGTTTTGGCATGGATGACGGCCAATTTGCCTTTTGAATATTTTGGGCAGAGGGAAATTGGGGAGATTGCGGAAAGAATCTATGAACGGCTGTGCGCGGTTAACAAAGATTTGAAAGGGCGGTTGGGGTTAGTGAAATTCGCTATTAAAGAAAGGGCGGTTGGATTTATCCAGAGAGAAACCGATTTGCAAACGCAGAAGGCGTTTGAGGAGCTGTTTGATAAGAAGCGCCTTCAGTTTTATCTGGAGTGCAAGGAATGCCGGTTTGAAATTCTTGGATAAGCAGCCGCAGGTTCTCTGGTGGTATCGGAATCTAGTAGGAACGGATAAATTCTCGATTCAGGGCTACAGGCAAAACAGAATATACCCGGATTTCATTATTCAGCAGGGCAAAAGCAGAAAGCCCGTCGCCTCGGTACTGGTTTTGGAAAGCAAAGGCCGGCACCTAGCGGACAATGCGGATACCAAATATAAAAAGAATATCGCCGCCTACTTCAACAAAGTGGGCCATAAAGTGCCCTGGCAGAAATTGGCCAAGGATTTTCAAGACAATCAATTTCGGTTTCAGGTGTTGGACGAGGGGGAATACGGGGACCGTGATTGGCGTCGTGAATTGAAGAATCTGCTCGAAGGAGGGAGCGTCGTGGGAAATTAAAAACCGTCCCCCTCGCTCCGAGGAATGAGGGGATGCGCATAGATTTTTTTTGGCGGAGCGGTTTTAGCGTTCGTTGTTCCTGAAAAATTTTAGAAGGGGGTTTTGGGGAACGGGTTTTGAGGCGGCTTCTTTCTGATTGAGCACTTCATAAAGCAACAGCAGGGCATGTCCGGAGAAAAAATTTTCAGGGATAGGCGTAGCTTTGATGAGCCGGACATGAGCGTTCCAAAATTCATCGAAAGCCGCCCGGGCGTAACCCGGCCAATCAAAAATTCCATAACCGGCCAGGCGTTTGGCCTCGGCCATATTAACGAGTATATGCGTGACGCCTTCCTGGCTTACGCGCCGGTATAAGACTTCTCCATCGCCGGAAGAATCGCTCCAGCGAACAGGCAGGGGAATGTCAAACGCCCCGGCCACGCGATAAGGAACAAAACAGGTTGATGTTTTTTCATCGCCTAAAATCAGCAGACGGCCGTCCTGAGGCATAACGGTTTTGGCGAAAGCGTACATGGCCGTGGCCGGAAAGGGCAAAAGACCGGGGCGGCTATAGGATTGATAGTCCTGCCTGGATTCATGGCCCGATAGAACGCGCCAGGGTTGATAGTTTTTACGGATTACGCCGGCGCCGATGATGATATTGATGGTGATCATGGCCATGAGCCCGGCGCTGAGAATCGTTTGGAACGCCCGGTTTTTTGTGCGCCAAAGAGCGGACCAGGCGCACCCGGCCGTCAACAACAGAGGAGCGAGAAACGGCAGAGAGTATCTTGTGAGGCGGTTAAATAGCAGCATCACGACAAGTCCGGTGAGCGCCGTTGACGCGGTCCATCTCATTGATTTAGATAAGCGGCCGGTGAAAATGACAAAGAGGGCGCCGGGAATCAAGGCCAGAGGCATGGGGCCGAGGAAAGAAAGACCGGCGCTGTTGTTGAACGTCAGATGCCAGGGCAAAACCAAAATTTCAAGTAAATTGCGGGGAGTCCATCCTTTATTTTCCGCCCAAAAACGGGCAACGCGCTGAGCCTCGTAACCTTCCCCGCCCAGCCATGATCCGAGAAAGGGGTAAACAGGATTCCCTGCGTGAACCCAGTTTTTTAGGAGCCAGGGGAGGCTGACGAGCAAAACGATCGAGCCCAAAACCATGGCATCGCTAATGGCCTGCTTCCATCGCCGGTTTTGAGCAACGACATGGATTGAATGCATTATTATTAAGACGGCAGCAGTGAGAACGCCTGTGTATTTTGTCGCGCAGGCGGCTCCGGCGAAGAAGCCGGCCAGAATCAGCCGATGTCTGTTACCTTGCTGGAAATGACTAACCCAACACCAACAGGCAATCAGCGTCAAAGCCGATAGGGCGATATCCGCCCCAGCCGTCCACCAGTTGAACATGGACATGGGCATGAGCAAGAACGCCGCGGCTCCCATGAGGCCGCCTTGAGGCTCGCCCTCTTCTTTGCCCCAAGCCATGGCGCATAAAGCCAGGAGAACACCGAATACCCAATGAAACAGTTTGGCCGCTGTTTCACCGGAGAGTCCTAAGCCCCAGGTGTAGAGCAGGGACATCAATGGAGGAAATTTGGCGTGCATCAGCGTCATGTCGTTGATGCCGCCTTCATGCAAGTACCAACGCGGCACGCCCAAATGATAGAGCCATGAGTCATAGGAAGTTTCCGGAACAAAGGCCATGATGAATGCGATCAGCATAGCCAGCCCCACGGTGCCTGAGAGCCAAAGCGGAGCGGCTGAAACGATTGTTCTTATTTCCGAAGCGGCATCGCCAAAAAGCGGCTCTAAGCGGACGGGCCAATCGATAACGAATAGAAGAAGTAAAAAAATCAACAGCGACCAGAAGAACATGGGGCGATAGAGGCCGAATACGCCCAGGAGAAAAATCGCATTGGCGGTGAGCGTCAGACCGACGGCCGATCCCAGGCACAGCCGGCTTAAACCCGCGCCGACCTTGAGGCGCATGATGACGCGACAACCAAGGGTCAGCGATCCTAAAAACGCCCCTATCCATATCGCCAGGGAGCGGGCATGATGCAGGAGCGCCTCAAGAGTCGGCGTCAAGGGTTCCGGCATTAGGCCGATGATTACGGAAAAATCAATGGACGGCTCAAGGATCAAATAAACGAGCGTCACGAATATCGCCCACAGCAGCGCGATCCAGGCCGCAATTTTCATATTTTCGCTGTATACAAAATCCGGCGTCAAGGGATTGCGAAAAGCTAGAATCCCATCGTGCCGGCATTAGTTGCGGTTGGTCTTCAGTGGGGCGATGAGGGCAAGGGCCGCATTGTTCACACTTTTGCCCGGCAAGCCCATGCTGTGGCGCGCTATCAAGGCGGCAATAACGCGGGCCATACCTTGGTGCTTGGCGAAGGCGATATTTTGGCCCTCCACCTGATTCCATCGGGCATCGTTTATCCCAAGGTCGAGTGTTTTATCGGCAACGGCGTTGTCGTCGATCCCAAAGCTCTTCGGGAGGAAGTGACCGTGTTGGAGAAACGCGGCATTAAGGTGCGCGGCCGGCTTTGGATCAGCCCGCTTTGCCACGCGATTCTTCCCTATCATCTTGTTTTTGAAAAATATTTGGGCGAAGGCTCGCGCTTGGGAACAACGCAGCGGGGCATCGGCCCGGCGTACGCGGATAA contains:
- the lexA gene encoding transcriptional repressor LexA, which translates into the protein MLTQKQQTVLKFISRCIEGRGYSPTLREIAAELKLSVATVQWHLKKLKEKGYLDHQPGAARSLIPSQKAKGIPIAGRIAAGGPTLAFEDIQGYLPASEYSGNVNNLFALRVKGDSMTGAGILDGDIVVLRKQATAQDGEIVAALLEDEATLKRLKKSKNGYFLKPENPKYQPIANKDFQILGRVIKVIRAY
- a CDS encoding site-specific DNA-methyltransferase — its product is MPVIQFKGKTAVETYHHTVAHHTLDFSVKLSVLDKGEKPNLEGNLIIEGDNLLALKALLPTHAGKIKCIYIDPPYNTGDEGWVYNDNLTQPQFKEWIGQTVGKEGEDATRHDKWCCMMYPRLQLLKELLSDAGAIVIHIDENEIANLEKLLDEIFGEENFLGTIIWDKRNPKGDAQGVASQHESILVVAKNKEAFFASPALSRSKRNAKAILNKAKELFGQIGKKGLPCDLQELNRKYKFPSELVQKYSKTKTLEDINEEFTAWLKKQEFSGGEMAYDQIDGDGDVYQSVSMAWPNKKEAPAEYFRPLIHPRTKKPCPVPRRGWRSPPVTMNKLLENGEILFGSDESTQPRRKYLLKNNTTENVPSLLYFGGSDDDLLEAMGISFDNPKPIEVAKELIRSIASPKQDIVLDSCAGSGTAAQAVLELNKEDGGNRKFILVQQAYDTKENEKEKFNICEKITAERVRRVIHGYSYTTAVGKKEKVEGLGGSFTYAHVGKPLFGEYHNFGKELPSYEDLAKYVFYTETSQEFDRKALDEKTGKIGERGGVSYYLLYSPNGSKGRALDMDWLGSLKDKNKNLVVYCEKLWAHRSDLAEYERKAGRNVRVMTVPMQLK
- a CDS encoding DEAD/DEAH box helicase family protein, whose product is MELKKYQERVIREIKTFLETLAQEQAKGNKHAAYDACKELKFSWLYHQRENGLGKDLPTFCIKVPTGGGKTLLATQILGLAYQTILKSRNGCGLVLWVTPSDQIYKDTLKALKDRSHFYRQSLEIWLSRRIEIWEKTDVHRLTPSQLQSNLNIFLLQLASTNRESREQLKFFRDSGGNIVQHFPPEDEAEAHEKLKEKITNLDMLSDELVKTSLGNLVRLCEPPVILDEGHKATSDLARKTIEGFNASIVVELSATPPKETNVLVRVSGKELLDEEMIKLPMNISNSNQNSWEACLGQARDKREELARIAQKYFQETGQYIRPMVLVQVERTGKEQEGKGFLHSEQIKDHLIQKLGIPEAAIKIKTSEKDDIEGIELLDEECPVEWIITKAALKEGWDCPFAYILVSLNNTGSQLSMTQIVGRVLRQPYAKRTPHPELNESYVFCLRRRAADIALQVKKALEDEGYEGDLASVVDRSEEGGKPQIRETRIREEYRPLYKKFEGKVYLPRFCVKEGDQYKPLDYFRHLISQVDVSKFNYAGVDWDIADDLAAARESFYRMTLGQDELERLEEKESLILETDEKVLAWMTANLPFEYFGQREIGEIAERIYERLCAVNKDLKGRLGLVKFAIKERAVGFIQRETDLQTQKAFEELFDKKRLQFYLECKECRFEILG
- a CDS encoding glycosyltransferase family 39 protein; the encoded protein is MKIAAWIALLWAIFVTLVYLILEPSIDFSVIIGLMPEPLTPTLEALLHHARSLAIWIGAFLGSLTLGCRVIMRLKVGAGLSRLCLGSAVGLTLTANAIFLLGVFGLYRPMFFWSLLIFLLLLFVIDWPVRLEPLFGDAASEIRTIVSAAPLWLSGTVGLAMLIAFIMAFVPETSYDSWLYHLGVPRWYLHEGGINDMTLMHAKFPPLMSLLYTWGLGLSGETAAKLFHWVFGVLLALCAMAWGKEEGEPQGGLMGAAAFLLMPMSMFNWWTAGADIALSALTLIACWCWVSHFQQGNRHRLILAGFFAGAACATKYTGVLTAAVLIIMHSIHVVAQNRRWKQAISDAMVLGSIVLLVSLPWLLKNWVHAGNPVYPFLGSWLGGEGYEAQRVARFWAENKGWTPRNLLEILVLPWHLTFNNSAGLSFLGPMPLALIPGALFVIFTGRLSKSMRWTASTALTGLVVMLLFNRLTRYSLPFLAPLLLTAGCAWSALWRTKNRAFQTILSAGLMAMITINIIIGAGVIRKNYQPWRVLSGHESRQDYQSYSRPGLLPFPATAMYAFAKTVMPQDGRLLILGDEKTSTCFVPYRVAGAFDIPLPVRWSDSSGDGEVLYRRVSQEGVTHILVNMAEAKRLAGYGIFDWPGYARAAFDEFWNAHVRLIKATPIPENFFSGHALLLLYEVLNQKEAASKPVPQNPLLKFFRNNER